A region of the Acinetobacter defluvii genome:
AAAATCAACTCATTGTCCTTTTGTACGATCAGATCAATCTCACCAAAACGCGTATGATAATTTGTAGAGATCAAAATATATCCCTTTTGCTCAAGCCAGTCTAATGCTGTTTGTTCAGCCCATTCACCTAATTGTTGCCGTACAGATTTAACCGTAGATTTCATGTGCATTTTCCAGCGATTAAAAGATTAAGCCACTGCTAGACCCTTGCCAGTACTCACAAAGCACATGGGTTGTCGGGCAATCTGATTATTCTCGATATGGATTTTTCCAGTACGTCCGTTGAAATCAATATTGGCTGTTTTCGTTTTTGATAAATACTGTTGCGTAATTTGCCATGCATCCCCACCAAAAGCATATAAACGCTGGTAAGCCATCGGTGTTGGATTTTGTTGATATGCAATCATAACATCTTTCCAATCAGCCATATAAAGTGAAGGCACATCGCAAAACTTGATTCCTTTTGGTAATGGCTGGCTATCTTCAACCGCAAGGGCTTGCATATACAAATTTTGTATAGGTAATTTTTTCAATTGACGAATCCACGCATAATTCCCTAATAACAATAAGCCTTCTGTTTTCATCATTTTGGTAGGTATGTTTTTGACTAGTTCTATTTGCCCTTGAAACTGCGCTGATAAAGCATTAAAGAATGCTTTACTTTCCTGTGCAGTTTCAGCCTGTTGTAAAACATACAACTTGGTAATGTGATCCGTTTGCATGGTATTGATCAATGCGCCTGCATCATCTTTTTTTTGACAAACTAAACTGTAAAACATGGGGATGTTGAATGGCGACTTCATTTAAAGCCAAAACGGGTACTTTCGGCGCAAGTTTAATGACCTCTTCAACATCCTGTCGTGCTAAAGGTCCAATAATCATTTGTGTTTGCTTATTTACATGTTGTTTTAATATCGCATTCATGGATTTTTGATCAGTATTCACAAATTTTAAAACTGTTTTTGCACCTGTTGCCTGATATGCAGTCGATATTCCCAGTTTAATACTGCTACTGGCTCGCGCCAAAGGTCCTGTTTCAGGTAAAATAACCAAAACATCCGCATGCGTTGTAAAAATCATGCTCATCAAACCAAGACCGAGTACGGTCTGTCTATAATTCACTTTTTTATTGTTAATCATGGAGAACCCTATGAGTGCTCAGTTATTTGTTGTAGCAACCCCAATTGGGCACTTGGATGACATGACCTTTCGTGCAATTGAGGTATTAAAGTCCGTTTCAGTTGTTGCCGCAGAAGACACCCGCCAATCTGCACAACTTTTAAAGCATTATAATATCGCAACGCCCTTAACAGCGTGTCATGATCATAATGAAAGTAACAAAATTAATATACTGATTGAACGCTTAAAGAATGGTGAAGACATCGCTTTGGTCAGTGATGCTGGAACCCCCTTAATCAGTGACCCGGGCTTTAAACTGGTGCGTGCTGCGCAAGAGCATAATATTCGTGTGATCCCTGTACCTGGCGCATGTGCTGCCATTGCAGCACTGAGTGCGGTGGGTTTACCCAGTGACCGATTTAGTTTTGAAGGTTTCTTAGCCTCTAAACAATCGCAACGCCTGTTACAACTTGAAAAACTCAAACATGAAACCCAAACCATGATTATTTATGAAGCACCGCATCGTATTTTAGAGTGTGTTAAAGATATGGTTGAGGTGTTTGGTGCTGAACGCCCTGTTGGTTTTGCACGGGAAATTACTAAAACCTTTGAAACGATTAAAAAAATGACTTTGGCAGAGTTACGCACTTTCATTGAAAATGATCACCATCAGCAAAAAGGAGAAATTGTTTTGGTCATCGGTGGTGCAACCGAAGAACATGATGTAAATCAAGAAAAATTGGACAAGCTTCTGTTACGTTTACTAGAAGATCTCTCAGTAAAAGCAGCCTCACAATTGGTAGCTGACTTAACTGGTATTAAGAAAAAAATTGCTTATCAACGTGCTTTGGAACTCACGCAAAAAGATTAAACATTTTTTGTTAAATTACATTCCAATTCACATGATTTTATAAAAATAATTGCCATAAAATTGTAATATTGTGATCTCACTTTTTGCTTTTAAACACAGTGCAATATTACAATTTTAATCCCGACCATTTTAGTACAATTTTTATTTAAATACAGTATTTTATAAAAATACAAAACTAAGTTTAAATATTTAAATATCGATCTATTTTTGCCATTTCCAAACCAAAAAAATTAAGATATGATGATTTTATAGACGGTTAAATTCATATATTTTTTGTAATAACTATAAAGGAAAAGGAGCACATTATGACTTTCCAAAATATCTTAGTTCCTATCGATGGCTCAGACACTTCACTTGCTGTCATTCCGGAAGCTGTTGAAGTAGCGAATAAATTTAATGCCACAATCACAGTGGTACAAGTGATGACGCTAGACCCTTATATTGCTTCAGAATATATGATGCATGGTCAAAGTAACCAAATGATTGAACGTGCTCGAAATTATATTTTAGATAATTTGGAAACAGCAAAGGTCAAATTTCAAGAACAAGGTATTGATGTTCAAGTTAAGTTATTAGAAGGTGAAAATATTGCCAAAACCATCGCTCAAGCAACTGAAGACCTCAACACCGATTTAGTGATTATCAGTTCACACGGACGCAGTGGTTTTAAAAAGTTATTAATCGGCAGTGTTGCACAAAGTTTACTGACTACAGTCAATGTTCCCGTGCTGGTAATCAAGCACCCTTAATGTTTAAAGCCTAAACATCCTTATAGCAAATATAGGGATGTTTTATAGAAAATAAAAATATTGCAATTAAGGTTGCCAACCAAATTTTTTCATATTCACTTTCCCATCAATAACTACAACATTTTCAGCCAACAACAATGCTTGTTGTAGATTCGTGCCTTGCTCATCCAGCTGATTGACTCGAATTTTTCCTTGAGAATTAATTACGCGATGCCAAGGAACATCATGCTCCGCTTCTAATTGTCCTAATACTCGCCCAACCAAACGAGCATGTTTTGGCAATCCAGCCAATTTAGCAACTTGCCCATAACTTGCCACTTTGCCATAAGGAATTTGTATGACCACTGACAGAATCATTTGAGCAAGTTCAACTGTAGGTGTTTGAGTATTTTGCATAACCATTGGCTCAAATATGTACTAATTATGTATTTAGGCAAATGTATTTTTTTAAATACTATCCTAAGCTTAAAATACATTAAACAACAAAAACATAGAGTACTACAAATGAAAGGAATCTTTAGTAAACTCCTACTTTCTACGGCATTCAGTATAGGAATTGCCACAACTGTCAGTCTTCCTAGCCAAACTTTTGCTGCAATTGACATTCAAAGTGTTTTACAACAAGAGCGTACTTGGGCAGGCTTACAATCTAAACGCTTAAAAGTAGGCGATATCGACTGGGCATATAGTGAAGGTGGACAAGTTGGCAAACCCACCCTACTTTTAGTGCATGGGCTTGCGGGTAGTCGAGATAACTGTAACCGTTTAGCACGCTATTTAACACCACATTATCATGTGATTATTCCTGATTTGCCTGGTCAAGGTGACAGCAAAGTTCCTGCTGACTTTGACTACACCATTCCAAACATGACTGAAAAATTACGCCGTTTTGCTGAAGCGGGCAAGTTTGAAAATGGTCTACATGTTGCAGGTCATAGTATGGGCGGATCAATCGCTTTACTATATGCAGCCCAATACCCTATAGATACCAAATCTTTATTTTTAATTGATAGTGCAGGTGTTTTTAAGTCTGCGAATACACCTTATTTAAAAGACCCAACCACACTACGCAGTATGATCGTTTCTAAAAAAGGTGACTTCGATAAAGTTCTGAGTATCGCAACTGCTTTACCGCCATTTATTCCAAATGAACTCAAAGAAGCTCAAGAAAAACTGATGATTTCTCAAGCCACAAATAATACAAAGTTGGTAGAACAACTAATTATTATGTCAAAAATGTATACACCTGAAACATTTGCTTTAGCTGCACGTTCAATTGATCAACCGGTATTGATTGCTTGGGGTGACCAAGACAAAGTGATTAATGTTGAAGCGGCGGCAGAATTAAAATCTTTGCTTAAAAATGCCAAAGAACCCCTGATTTTAAAAGGTGTGGGACATATGCCACTCATGGAACAGGAACAGTTACTGGTACAACCGTATTTAAACTTTCTGAATACTATAAAATAATTGTATTTATTTGAGCAGTAGAATTTCTCTACTGCTTTTTTAATCTAAATATTTTCATATTTAATTTTATTTTAAAAACTTTCCATTCTAAAAATGAATTATTTTATTATTGATTTATATACACAAAAATAAAGCACCTAATTTATGAAACTATTGTTAAAATATTAGAAATTTATTATCGTTGAATCGCTAAATAATTTAAAAAAGATAAAAAATCTTGATTGGGGAATATACATGAGCGATGTCATTTTAGAACACGAAGTTTTAAGATGTTTTAATGAACAATTACATCCTTTAGCTAAAAACTTAACTGAAATGTTAAATGAACATTTCAGTCATCAAACAGAACGTAGAGGTTGTGGTTATACTCAAGCCACTCGTGTCGTTGCTGAATTTATTAATTCAGAACAAGATGAAATTGATTTTAAAGACTTTAAAATATTTGATCAGTATGATACTAAGCCTTTAAAAATGATTTTGGCGAATGCCGTTGCACACGGTTTAGAACTTAAAACTTGGCGGAACTTAGACCAAAATCCAGAGGTTCAAAAGTTCTTAGCTGAGCATCCCAACAGTGAAGATAATTTTGTTAATGCTTTGGCGGAACAAGTTGCATTTCAAACCAAACTTCGTAATATCCATGAGCATGTTGAAAAAGAAGAAAGTAAAGTTCTGTGTCAGTTCTTAGAAGATATTATTTTGCGCAAAGAACCGCAGGATGTGAATAGTTTAGAACTTAAAAATCTCAGCGAAAAACCCAAAGTTGGCTCATGTCCAATGGCTGAAAACTTTTTCTTAAAAATTGCACATGGGCGTATGCTACGCCAAGGTAATATCAATATTTTTGTAGATCAAAATGATATGCCTATTTTGATGGAAAAAATCAAAATGGGAGATGACCATTCATGTATTAATCTTGTTCCTTTGATTATTAATGGTATTCGTATTCCTCTTGGTAGCTTATTTTCAGTATATTATGATGAAGAAAATATCGCTAAACGTCCAAATAAAAACTTTAAAGGTCATGTGATTTCGGTCAATGATGTGATTGGTTTTTGGTTTTTACGTTTAACCACTTTGGCAATTTCGCCAGCAAATAGAGCGCGTGCATTTAGTTCACACTTTAAACAGCAAATCGATAATGGTTTATTTAGCCCAGAAACCACTGAGCTAAAACAATTGATTGCTGTTGCTCAAGAGCAGATTTAATCGAGAGTCATTATGTTAAAAGCTTGCTATTCACCTCAATATTTTGCAAAAACGCATACGAATAGCATGGAAAAACTGACTGCGGTTGCGCAAGTGCTTGAAGCCAATGAAATGGTCGAACTGGTGGATCCTGAAAGTATTGACCCTAAAATTTTATATGGCATCCATGATCCTGAGTATGTACAAGCATTCGTCAAAGGCAAAAAACCGCTCGCTGTGATGCAGGGTTTTAAACAATGGAGTTTAGCCTTTCGTGAAGCTATATTTGCTGTACAGGCAGGGCAACTTTTAGCCACAGAAATTGCACTTCGAGAAGGTATTTCAGCAAATATCGCACAAGGTTTTCACCATGCTGTTTATGAACACGGCAATGCTTACTGTACTTTTAATGGTTTAGCCTTAATTGCACAGCAATATCCAAATAAAAAGGTCTTTGTGCTCGATTGTGACCAACATGGTGGAAATGGCACAGCAGAATATACCTTGAGATTTGAAAACTTATTCAATTTCAGTATCTATGCGTTGGCATTTGGCTGTGCAACCTATGAAAGAAGTATCACACGTCATATTCACAATAAAAAAGGCTCATTTGAGCAATATGCTGAAGCAGTTGTGGATGGTTTTGAACATGCTTTAGAATGGCAAGCGGATATCATCATTTATCAAGCAGGTATGGACTGTCATCAAAATGACCGTTGTGGCTCGAAATGGTTCAGTACTGAAATGCTTTATGAACGCGATTTAATGGTATTTAAATTGGCTAAAAAATATAATTTACCTATTATGTTTGTATTAGCAGGTGGTTACCAAAAGTTAGAAGATTTGGTTCCTTTACATGTAAATACCTTTAAAGCTGCCAATGCCGTGTATTTTCCAAAAGAAAATTAAATTATTTTTGCTTATTAAAAACCGAATATTTAAAACATTCGGTTTTTAATTTTCAGCACCGCTTAGAAATTGGTTGGATTTTCCAAACGTTTTACTTCTTGAGCTTTATCTGGACGATGCACAGATGCCACACCATCCTCTGATTTTTTATCGACTAAAACTTCAGGATTATAAATAGTAATAGTTTCATGCCCTTCCGCATCTTCGCCTACGATATATTTTACGCCTTTACGATTCATTTTATGACACATGCGCTGATACCATCCTTTGAAGCCTTCTTTGTCTTCATTAGGATTATAGTAAAATGCATTCATCACCGCTGGTAAGCCTAAACCACAGACAATTCCAGAAAGTAATACACTGATAAAAGTATAACCAATTAAAATACTGCTATATTCACGTAATTCAGGAATATTGGCGACTGCTAAAATCAATGCCAATGAGATCCCCCCACGCACCCCACCCCAAGATAATATCGCTAGGCTACCATTATAACTTTTGTGTCGAAATGATGGGAAAAATGCAAATGCTAAATAATTTGCAGCAAAACGGGATAAATGTAATGCAAAAAAAGCCAATATCCCACCTAAAATAAGACTGGTACTTAAATCTAAAATAAATAATTCTAGCCCAATCAATGTGAATAAGAATGAGTTAATAATTCCTTCCACAGTATGCCAAAAATGATTTACTTCTCGAATTTCACGGTCTTGTAAAATCTCTTTCCATTTATTCCCAACAATCAAACCACCGATGACACACGCAATCGGTGCAGAAGCATGCGCAAATAAAGCAATTAAATATGAACCACATGCCAGTAATGCTGTGGTTAAAATTAGAGATTCCATTTCATGTTTACCACGTAGTAAACGTAAAATAGTCAAACCAAATGCCCAACCAATAATCACAGCAACAATAATTTCGTACAGCAAAGTTTGTAAAGTTGCAACCAAACTAAAATGCTCACCCTCCAGTACATTAAGTAAAGTCATAAAAACAGCAATACACATTGCATCGTTAAATAATGACTCACCTTCAAGCTTCACCATCAAATGATGAGGCGCACGAACTGAACTCAGCACACCTTTAATCCCAATCGGGTCAGTTGCACCTAATGCCGAACCCAACAGTAATAACACTAAAATTGGTACTGGATTGCCAATAATGTATTGGAATCCAAACACAATACCTGCAAAAAAGACTGCACAAAGTAATAAAGCGATGGTCGCTAAAATACTAATGGGTTTCCAATATACTTTTAAGTCAGAAACTTTAAACTTTAAAGCGGATGAGGTTAAAATAAAACAAATCACACCATTCACTAAAAAGTCATAAAAATCAATATTCCTAACCGCTTCCTCAATATTGTGAATATTAATAGAAATAAATTGATTACCATTGAGTAAGCTTGCGCCCCATTGCAAAATAAAGACAAATATCGCAGAAACTAGAGGTACACCAATCGCTTGTGGAAAACCTAATATTCGCTTATTAAAAATGGTGGTTGCAATGGATAAAGCAAAAACAACTGTAAAGACTTGTAGAAAAAAATAATTACCCATGCGTATCCTTTATACGGTTTTTTAATCTATGTGAACAACCACTACCCAATCATTTTTTAAATGAATCAAGAAATAAAGATGATTTTAAAATCGATATAATCTTACAAAAAAATGCGTTACATCGCCCGAAAAAAATAATTTTTTTAACATAAATCTCAAGCTTATTGATATACGCGTTTAAAAAGATATCAAATAGTGCTTTGAATTCAGTATCAGCAACATTTCTATTATGTTGAAGCTTAAGACATTTTAAAATGGTATCCCGATATTTTTTAGCTATGTTGATTTTTCTGACTAGTGTGGTATTGATTGGGGCAACACGGCTAAAAACTTATTACACATTTACAGCCATACAAATACAGACTACTTACCTAGAAAGTGCTTGAGATAAAGAAATAAAAAGTT
Encoded here:
- a CDS encoding type 1 periplasmic-binding domain-containing protein, whose translation is MFYSLVCQKKDDAGALINTMQTDHITKLYVLQQAETAQESKAFFNALSAQFQGQIELVKNIPTKMMKTEGLLLLGNYAWIRQLKKLPIQNLYMQALAVEDSQPLPKGIKFCDVPSLYMADWKDVMIAYQQNPTPMAYQRLYAFGGDAWQITQQYLSKTKTANIDFNGRTGKIHIENNQIARQPMCFVSTGKGLAVA
- a CDS encoding penicillin-binding protein activator, which encodes MINNKKVNYRQTVLGLGLMSMIFTTHADVLVILPETGPLARASSSIKLGISTAYQATGAKTVLKFVNTDQKSMNAILKQHVNKQTQMIIGPLARQDVEEVIKLAPKVPVLALNEVAIQHPHVLQFSLSKKR
- the rsmI gene encoding 16S rRNA (cytidine(1402)-2'-O)-methyltransferase, encoding MSAQLFVVATPIGHLDDMTFRAIEVLKSVSVVAAEDTRQSAQLLKHYNIATPLTACHDHNESNKINILIERLKNGEDIALVSDAGTPLISDPGFKLVRAAQEHNIRVIPVPGACAAIAALSAVGLPSDRFSFEGFLASKQSQRLLQLEKLKHETQTMIIYEAPHRILECVKDMVEVFGAERPVGFAREITKTFETIKKMTLAELRTFIENDHHQQKGEIVLVIGGATEEHDVNQEKLDKLLLRLLEDLSVKAASQLVADLTGIKKKIAYQRALELTQKD
- a CDS encoding universal stress protein; this encodes MTFQNILVPIDGSDTSLAVIPEAVEVANKFNATITVVQVMTLDPYIASEYMMHGQSNQMIERARNYILDNLETAKVKFQEQGIDVQVKLLEGENIAKTIAQATEDLNTDLVIISSHGRSGFKKLLIGSVAQSLLTTVNVPVLVIKHP
- a CDS encoding MGMT family protein; protein product: MQNTQTPTVELAQMILSVVIQIPYGKVASYGQVAKLAGLPKHARLVGRVLGQLEAEHDVPWHRVINSQGKIRVNQLDEQGTNLQQALLLAENVVVIDGKVNMKKFGWQP
- a CDS encoding alpha/beta fold hydrolase — encoded protein: MKGIFSKLLLSTAFSIGIATTVSLPSQTFAAIDIQSVLQQERTWAGLQSKRLKVGDIDWAYSEGGQVGKPTLLLVHGLAGSRDNCNRLARYLTPHYHVIIPDLPGQGDSKVPADFDYTIPNMTEKLRRFAEAGKFENGLHVAGHSMGGSIALLYAAQYPIDTKSLFLIDSAGVFKSANTPYLKDPTTLRSMIVSKKGDFDKVLSIATALPPFIPNELKEAQEKLMISQATNNTKLVEQLIIMSKMYTPETFALAARSIDQPVLIAWGDQDKVINVEAAAELKSLLKNAKEPLILKGVGHMPLMEQEQLLVQPYLNFLNTIK
- a CDS encoding arginase family protein, with product MLKACYSPQYFAKTHTNSMEKLTAVAQVLEANEMVELVDPESIDPKILYGIHDPEYVQAFVKGKKPLAVMQGFKQWSLAFREAIFAVQAGQLLATEIALREGISANIAQGFHHAVYEHGNAYCTFNGLALIAQQYPNKKVFVLDCDQHGGNGTAEYTLRFENLFNFSIYALAFGCATYERSITRHIHNKKGSFEQYAEAVVDGFEHALEWQADIIIYQAGMDCHQNDRCGSKWFSTEMLYERDLMVFKLAKKYNLPIMFVLAGGYQKLEDLVPLHVNTFKAANAVYFPKEN
- a CDS encoding cation:proton antiporter, which translates into the protein MGNYFFLQVFTVVFALSIATTIFNKRILGFPQAIGVPLVSAIFVFILQWGASLLNGNQFISINIHNIEEAVRNIDFYDFLVNGVICFILTSSALKFKVSDLKVYWKPISILATIALLLCAVFFAGIVFGFQYIIGNPVPILVLLLLGSALGATDPIGIKGVLSSVRAPHHLMVKLEGESLFNDAMCIAVFMTLLNVLEGEHFSLVATLQTLLYEIIVAVIIGWAFGLTILRLLRGKHEMESLILTTALLACGSYLIALFAHASAPIACVIGGLIVGNKWKEILQDREIREVNHFWHTVEGIINSFLFTLIGLELFILDLSTSLILGGILAFFALHLSRFAANYLAFAFFPSFRHKSYNGSLAILSWGGVRGGISLALILAVANIPELREYSSILIGYTFISVLLSGIVCGLGLPAVMNAFYYNPNEDKEGFKGWYQRMCHKMNRKGVKYIVGEDAEGHETITIYNPEVLVDKKSEDGVASVHRPDKAQEVKRLENPTNF